Sequence from the Argentina anserina chromosome 7, drPotAnse1.1, whole genome shotgun sequence genome:
GAAGTTCTTAATATGGTAAATATATATCTTCTTCTATTATGAGCACCATCATATATAAGAAGACGTGTATTGAGTTGGCGTACATTTTACAATTTCTTTTAAACAGTAGCATACGACTTGCATCGTATTATTGCTATGTATATACCAACTACAAAAAACTAAATAATAAGCTGGAGGAAAGCGATGGTCTCTAAATAATTAGCGTGGAATTAATGTTTTATATAGTCAGATGAACGTCCACCCAACGATTAATTAAATCATCACATACGAATCACTGTATATTTATCATCAACTTTGAAacagatctcatgtttattaaggAGTAGCACGTGTTCGCTGAAAATCTGCGATTGCCGAAGAAATCGGATTAGTTTGATATCTGAATGTGAATATCCCAGGTGCTGGATATTTTTATATAGACTTATGGAGCATTGCATAATGTtacggacctagccattcggctgccacacttggtccatgcggcgctccattcccatggagccagccttatccaacggggcaatacactggtttcgccctgTCTTGGGCTCATCAagggatcggctccagacccctacctgtgtgtagggcggccaactcgcCTCTTTGACGTTAAGTCATCGACTAGCAACAAGCTCTCCGAATTTAACCGGGTCGGCATGCTTGAACccctcggaaggagcagccatatatctctcacacattgaatcttggagcaaatccCATATATGCATGAAGTTCTTTCAACCACCAGCCCACGATCGACACTCCCAAAAATAGGGACgtgacatcctcccccaccaaactTTGGTGTACGTCCTCGTACACAGCATCCTCCCTTGCGGCCGCGCATCCCTTGTGCGCCTGCGCAACCCTTGTGCGCCCGCGATGCCTAGAGCGACGAAAAGGAGTTCCTAAAGATCTTCCACCCAACAATGACTTCGCGCCGGATCTCTCTTGTCCTGGACATTGCCACATATCTTCTCGTCCGGTCCTCCCCCGTGGAGGCGACCCTGCCTACTCGACTCCCCCGCGGAGCTCCCCGTATCTTGGAGACACGACGACACGTGTGAGCGCTTGGCGAACACAACGATAGCGATGTTGAGGTGGCTTTGATACCACTTGTCACAGACCTAaccattcggctgccacacttggtccatgcggcgctccatccccatggagccagccttatccaacggggcaatacactggtttcgccctgccttgggctcatcaggggatcggctccagacccctacctgtgtgtagggcggccaactcgcCTCTTTGACGTTAAGTCCTCGACTAGTAACAAGTTCTCCGAATTTAACCGGGTCGGCATGCTTGAACCCCTCGGAAgaagcagccatatatctcccacacattgaatcttggagcaaatcTCATATATGCATGAAGTTCTTTCAACCAGCAGCCCACGATCGACACTCTAAAAAATAGGGACGTGACAATAAGGACAGTTGGTGAAAGGTGATGCGTGCTTAGCTAGCTCGCAAGTTGCTGGGAAGTGGGAACACAATTCTGGAATTTTCAAAGTCATTagcattgactatgaagacAGTGATTGATATGGATCGTATTGATCGACGTTCAAACGTCAATTCGAAAGTGTGCTGCGTGCAATATAAAGTGGGAAATGACTAGAAGTACCGTATGGTCAAATATATACTATGAGCTAGGATTAATATTTATCAAACTACAAGCAATTAATAGGCGATCGACTTCTATTGTTCGATATCgttgaagaaatatatatatatatatatatatatatatatatatatatatatataaaggacTTAAAGGACagttttaaactcttatgtgGCTAAACCCCTGACACTTTGTTCATTATGATGGTTCATATAAACCGTTGCATGCATGCCGATACCTATTACAATTCTTATCACTGTGAATCTGTTACTATTCTTTTGGGATATAGTCATATCACTTACTAGTTAGATAAGACTATATATAAGACTTTCAAAAGTGGCATACCCTTCAATTAATCACTGAATGCCAGTGTAATACGATGCATGCTGCGCTGAAACTCCAGtcacttttcttctttcttcattcatgaaatTTTTGTGCTAAACCCAAAAAACAATACAGCCTTCGCGTTTAGTGTATGAAAACGAGGAACGTAGGTGTACATGGATATCTGAACTCAAATGAacaacattaattaattaattttcccTCGTTGATTAGAATCTTAATATGGAAAATGTTTTTACGTCAAATTCGGTGCTACAATCTTATGTGACATACCACACAATTTTGCCacattaataattaaaatagtcataaaattcatttttgaataaaaagacaatcatattcATGTTAATGCAACTACTatagattattataaaaatataatgtttttctttattttttatttttatttttcattacaataatgctttcaaaatgtaattttttttatatttacgaAAGTatgcaaaataaaattatatcatCAGTGAATAATATAGAAGTGTGTgcgaaaaatattttaaaataaaactattttatcctaaataattttgttagagatttttcatatttttgtgataaaatgatgaaattttcttttatgttttattatcattataacataacaaaaataatttgTTATCTTACCTATCCCATAAAATCTAAGAGCGAAttcttataattaataatCTTCTACCTTCATTTTAATCATCGGCAATGAGATCCTGAGGCATGCATGCCCATAATATATAACCTTGATCGAATCCACAACCCAAACGCGATCGTTTATATTAAGAGAGTTGACACCTGTCCATGTGCGACTCATAAGCAATATATTCGTGAAAAATAATGACTTCATGTTAATTAGTTTTCGAACAATTAGCGATCCTCCTCCCTCATTCTATTCCTTAGCCACTTATTTATCGTTGGTTACTTTCTTCAAAATGGCAATGCCATCTCTTTCTTGCTTGTGATTTGAACATGCATGGTTACTTCCATTGCCAATTAAATAGATatattgatttgttttgaTAAAGAATTAGATCCCAGTCGCTGATAGCTAGTGTGACTAGCTTTTAATTAAGTAGTGTGCATTGTATCATCAAATCATTGATAAGCCAGCTTCATAAGAAACAATGCACCAAAAGGTCAGCCTTTGCGGCAAAGATCGAACTTCTTCTAATTAACACTATTTGAATGACATAATTGGTTGATTACTCGAGCCTTAACTCCCCTTAAGTTGAAGGAGCAAAGGTACAAATATAACTACACAAATTGAGCGTATTTATATATACCTAACTATGAACGCTCATTGTTTCGTAATTTAAACGTACTTAACAATATTCTGTTAAGCTTACCAGTTAGCACCCAAGAGTGACATAAATTTGCATTGAACGCGCGGCTATGTACCCGTCATTATAAGCACAATCACTTGAATGCTACATCCAAAAGCTTTGCATCAGATAATTTTCCTTCATTTCTTTGATAAATAAACGTAGATGATTCAGTATTAATTTAATATGGTAGCTAGATAGTTAAATAGAATTCTCATGTACAATTTGACAGCACGacatatttactatttcacTACTAATCTACCttgttaaatttatattaGTTAAATGCACTGATGCACACATGCTTGTAAGTGTGACGTATAATttttcattggtccattcagTACGTAACTTTCATCGTCATGAATGAACAAAGGATAGTTGAATATTAAGCAGACTAAGTCGTCACCAAGTTCTCATACTATAAACAGATACAAGCCAAACCAGAGGATTGATACTGGTGAAAGCTACAACATTACATACGTATACATAGAATCATATATAGTATCATTTTTCCGCAGCTCATTCATTTGGGGTCAATGCCACTGTCGATACGCAAGAGCATCCACACGTACTTGCACAGAAACTATGGAAAGAGATTAAATATTCTCATCGAGCCTCATATGTTGACGATTTGAAGAAGCAAATATTGTTTATTTCTTGTTTGCTCTCAGTCTATATATGTAAGATCAACCCAGCTAGCTAGTCAACTCCCTTGAACTTCAAGCACTGTTGTTTTCTGAGCTATGCTTTTGGAAATTTgataaagaaaacaagaaattgAGGCACAAAGTGATTCTGATCGCTTTGTTTTTCGCCTTTGAAAAGTACGCAGACCAAGTGTTTACACAATGAAAGTGAAATGGAACAAAATTCTCAGTCTCAGCCCGCTTCCACTGTTCCACATGCTTGTAAATCTAATTAGCTTAATATAAACCAATCAATAATCTTCAAAATTATGaacttattttgtttttgttttcctaGCTAGGCTGGTGTCATATCCACCACTGGAACTTCCAGTTGATGACATCTTAATCCATTTCATTGTTAGAAGCTTCTTATCTGACTTTGGGGCCAGCCTCTGAGTCTACTTCTGTATTGTAAAGTAGAAAGTTACTTGATGCTTTTCTCAAATCTTCTCCTAGCTAGAACAGTGACACTAGGGTAAAAATTCCACCTTGGAAAAGAGACCCTTGGGAAGCAGCAATTTCAAGCGATGACCTCAAAGCTCAAtgatcttttattttatttttgaaactcCTTGTCCATCCGGAAAAttccaaaaggaaaaaaagacgAACTTCTAGTATGTAATTTATAGAATACCTCAGGATACCTTACGTGTGGAACCCCGGAGACACAAGAGGATAGACCAGACGGTCCAGACTAACCAAATTCTCAGCCACAAGGTTAACTTCACTATAGATACGCTCAAATTGGACAGACTCGTGATATGCGGACTTTGATATGGTTCAGTATTCAACAGGAGTTCAGAATTTGAATTCAAACATTGCAAACGGCCAAATACGTGCCATTCACGCTGTTTCATCACAGAAAGGAACCCCAACTTTGAATGCAGATAAAAGGTCTAGAGGACTAGAGACTAATAGTTGGGGTTAGAGAATTTCTACCGCAAGTTCAACCAAGAGAATACGAATACAAACGAATACCGTTGCCaacaggtttttttttttttccaactaGAGGTACACCCTAATCAATTATACATGTCAACAACAGAGTCAAGGATAGAAAGAGATAgggtcacaactcacaagttATACTTAAAACAGGCAACTAGAAGTCCACAATACAGGCATAAAATCATCCTACAGAAATTTACTTTCAACATCCAACATCAAGAATCTAACAAGAGTAAGCATAACAGCTACAAGTTCCATTAAACGACCACCCAACATTCAGAGACTAGTAGCGGTCAAAGGAAGATGGGCGTCCTCCCCTGCTAGGGCGGTCGTAAGGGCCAGCCCTGCTACGGTAACCTCCCTCATCTCTTACTGGACCTCCTCTTCCATATCTATCACTGCCACCTCTTACTCCACCATCCCTATCATACCCTCTGTCCTTTCCATAGCCATTTTGAGGATAACGATCAGGACCTCCATATCTGTCACTAGCAAAACGATCACCAGCTGGGTACCTAGAGAGAATAACCGCAAAATGCACAGCTTAAGTACAAATGTATGGATTTCTTCTCCCATAACAAATACATGaagtagaatttttttttctctaaacAAAAGAGAGAACAATAAAAGGGACCCTGTTACCACGCATAATGACAGAATCGTACAAACCATggataaataatatatacctGTCACTCATATAGCGATCACGGCTCCCATATTTGTCCTCCCTGCTGTCAAACCGATCCCTATCTCCATAGCGTCCTCCATCGTAACGGTCATCCATGTAGCGATCATGATCTCCCCCAAAGCGATCTGCACGGCCACCTGCCCCAAACCTAGAGTGCGAAGAGAATGAACCTCCCCCTCCACCTCTTCCACCACCAGCTGAAGGGCAGTCTCGAGCCCAATGTCCTGTACGGCCACACTTGAAGCATTCATCTTGGCCCACAGATCTATCCGCACCTCCTCCATAGCTTCTCCTGCCACCAGAAGAGTATCCTCCCCCTCCCCCTCCTCTATAACCGTGGTCAGAATCGTCACCTCCCATTCTGGGTTGGGCTTTGTTCACGGAGATAGTGCGAGAACCCAACTCCTGTCCATGCATCTCCCGGATTGCATCTTCCATTGCTCGTCGATCTCCAAATgtaataaaaccaaaaccacgaGGACGCCGTGTATCTCTTTCCAACATGATCTGCATTAATTTTACATTAGAGATACTCATGGGAATAACAGACAGAGATGGCATAAACATAAGTATAAAGTCTTATTTTACATTACTAAGAAGATTAAGGATGCATTGCATAAAGATAACTCTCAAACTAATCACGTTCCAAACTTCCGATATGAACAATGTGATACCACTGAACTGACATATGCTTTTCAAAGCGTAACAAATACTGAGAAAACAGTCTATGAATAACAAATAGGACAGAACATTGCAGGTAGGGCATGACCCAGTTTAAATGAGATTCACAAGCAATTGATATTATTAAGGCAACTGAAAACTGGTAGAGAAATGATAAAActgtacaaaaaaaaacaaaacaattgtGTCAACACACATGTAAAAAGTGTTAGGCGGTATCAAGCAGCGATATAAATAACCCAAACATGTTCCCAccaccacacacacacacacacacacacacataagggAGGACATTTTAAACCAGACCAATCAAGAAATGAGAATGTGATTTCAGTATTTATTATCATGAGTGACCAACTAAAGAACATCAAAAAAAGAGATGCGATACGGGTTTGTACCTAAAATACGTTTTTGCATTGATCCAGCTGGTAATTAAAATTCAATGAGTTGATACTTACTTTCCATTATATATGGATCACAGAGCACCCTGTTCATACTGGAAATTTTCTGATATTAGAAGAATCCACATCTGACAATAGATGGCCACTGACCTTGGATTCCCACAACATCAATGTACTAGTTCCAGCATAAACTGATAACTAATCCCTAACAAGATTCAAAGTATAGTATATATGCCCAGAACACTATAAAGCATATCAGCAGTTACATTGACACCACAAAATCCACCTTGTAGTCAAAAAACCAATCTAACTTCTGGAAGCACTACACAGATCAGCCAGAGAAAGGCAGTTCTCGCAGCAGTTGATCTTTACACTACTCAAAATTAACAACTTAAGAACACCCAAAAACATCTAGTTACTGGCAGCAACCCTCTTTACTCTGCATATTTTGACCAAATGTTCCGTAACTACCTAGCTCCTTCAGTCTTTCAATAAGTCGGCAACATTTGAATAGATTCCTAAACAGCCAAGATACATCTAGTTGACTGGCAGCAACCATCAGTACTCTGCAATTTAGGACCAACTTATTTTATACTCCCTAGCTCCTTCAGTCTTCCAACAAGTCAGCAACAGTTAACCAAAAATTCATATACAGCCAAGATACCCTCTCCAAGAAAATGCTGATTCTCTTTCCAACAAACAATCTAGATGCAGTAAACACCTGAAATCATATCCGTGTTCTgggttttttaaatttttaagagGAAGTAGATTTTTTTAGTACTTTTAAATTCACGCTCTCAGATAATTGAATCTTAAGTCAAAGTTGCAACTACATGTACACTAGTAACCACAATAGACAGTGCCACACGGATGTTGCTAAACACTCAGACTTGTCCATGCAGCATAATAATCAAACAGAATACTCCTTCTGATGCCTTCAAACAGAAAACTATTCTGGACGATGACTCAAAACACCAACAGCCTGCATGAGATAAACATCGCCAAATGTGGACTTGCCAGATTGACAGTGTTGGAGGATCCAGAGCTAATGTCAAAAAACTCTACAAGGTCTAGATGATCTTCATTCCCCACTAAACCGGCAAGAATAACTTAATCATGACAACAAAACAATAACAAGGAAAGAGCTAGAAGTAGTTCAAACAAAGTTCAAGTTCAAGTGCAATCAAAAGCATGCTCATACTTCAAGAGTGCTCCGCATTAGCAGATGAGAGGATCCCATTGCCAGCCAAAAACAGATTAGAGTCACTAACCCAGACTAACAACTCAAGGAAGGACTAAATAAATTGGAAACTTTGGAACCTCAACCAATCAGTCATCAGAAGTTTACCATAACTGAAACAAATTGGCAGAGACAACAAAGCTTTGTGCGGCCATCAACAAAGTCTCCACATAACAGATGATGAGTTGAGGCAGATGGTCCACTGAATTCTATGAGAATAGAAATATACGAAc
This genomic interval carries:
- the LOC126802726 gene encoding glycine-rich RNA-binding protein RZ1C isoform X1; this encodes MAGKEEYRIFVGGLAYDVTEHQLENAFSRFGKVHESQIMLERDTRRPRGFGFITFGDRRAMEDAIREMHGQELGSRTISVNKAQPRMGGDDSDHGYRGGGGGGYSSGGRRSYGGGADRSVGQDECFKCGRTGHWARDCPSAGGGRGGGGGSFSSHSRFGAGGRADRFGGDHDRYMDDRYDGGRYGDRDRFDSREDKYGSRDRYMSDRYPAGDRFASDRYGGPDRYPQNGYGKDRGYDRDGGVRGGSDRYGRGGPVRDEGGYRSRAGPYDRPSRGGRPSSFDRY
- the LOC126802726 gene encoding glycine-rich RNA-binding protein RZ1C isoform X2; translation: MLERDTRRPRGFGFITFGDRRAMEDAIREMHGQELGSRTISVNKAQPRMGGDDSDHGYRGGGGGGYSSGGRRSYGGGADRSVGQDECFKCGRTGHWARDCPSAGGGRGGGGGSFSSHSRFGAGGRADRFGGDHDRYMDDRYDGGRYGDRDRFDSREDKYGSRDRYMSDRYPAGDRFASDRYGGPDRYPQNGYGKDRGYDRDGGVRGGSDRYGRGGPVRDEGGYRSRAGPYDRPSRGGRPSSFDRY